One region of Juglans regia cultivar Chandler chromosome 4, Walnut 2.0, whole genome shotgun sequence genomic DNA includes:
- the LOC109008403 gene encoding BTB/POZ domain and ankyrin repeat-containing protein NOOT2-like, with the protein MTLDESLRSLSLDYLYLLVNGQAFSDVTFSVEGRLVHAHRCILAARSLFFRKFFCGPDPPSGLDPAGSRINPAATPGSRSGVIPVNSVGYEVFLLLLQFLYSGQVSIVPQKHEPRANCGERGCWHTHCTSAVNLALDTLAAARSFGVEQLALLTQKQLASMVEKASIEDVMKVLLASRKQEMHQLWTTCSHLVAKSGLPPEVLAKHLPIEVVAKIEELRLKSSLARRSLMPHHHHHQHQDLGAAADLEDQKIRRMRRALDSSDVELVKLMVMGEGLNLDEALALHYAVESCSREVVKALLELGAADVNYPAGPAGKTPLHIAAEMVSPDMVAVLLDHHADPNVRTIDGVSPLDVLRTLTSDFLFKGAVPGLTHIEPNKLRLCLELVQSAALVLSREEGNASVPTSTAIYPPMSDDHSSGSSGNNMAANLNLDSRLVYLNLGATANSGQMRSRSMDGEDDSSHHSQRNSMNRHGSQGGCDPTLYHHSHDF; encoded by the exons ATGACCCTCGATGAGTCCCTTAGATCTCTTTCCCTGGACTACCTCTACCTCCTTGTCAACGGCCAAGCCTTCAGCGACGTAACCTTCAGCGTGGAGGGCCGTCTAGTCCACGCTCACCGATGCATCCTGGCCGCGAGGAGTCTCTTCTTTAGGAAATTCTTTTGTGGGCCCGACCCGCCTTCCGGGCTGGACCCCGCTGGGTCCAGAATCAACCCCGCGGCGACACCGGGTTCGAGGTCGGGTGTGATACCGGTGAACTCGGTGGGCTATGAGGTGTTCTTGCTGCTGCTGCAGTTCTTGTACAGTGGCCAAGTCTCTATTGTGCCTCAGAAGCATGAGCCAAGGGCTAATTGTGGGGAGAGAGGATGCTGGCACACGCATTGCACCTCAGCCGTTAATCTTGCTCTTGACACTCTTGCTGCCGCTAGATCTTTTGGTGTTGAACAGCTCGCATTGCTCACTCAG AAGCAATTGGCAAGCATGGTGGAGAAAGCCTCAATTGAAGATGTAATGAAAGTACTACTAGCTTCAAGAAAGCAAGAAATGCACCAACTCTGGACCACATGTTCCCATCTTGTTGCGAAATCCGgcctccctccagaagtcttaGCCAAGCACCTCCCGATCGAAGTCGTGGCCAAGATTGAAGAGCTGCGCCTCAAATCCTCTCTGGCTCGCCGCTCTCTCATGCCCCACCACCATCACCACCAGCACCAAGATCTTGGTGCAGCCGCTGATCTCGAAGACCAAAAGATTCGTCGTATGAGAAGGGCACTCGACTCGTCTGATGTGGAACTCGTCAAGCTTATGGTCATGGGTGAAGGACTAAATCTCGACGAGGCATTAGCTTTGCACTACGCTGTAGAAAGTTGCAGCCGAGAAGTTGTGAAAGCCTTGCTTGAGCTCGGTGCAGCCGATGTTAATTACCCAGCAGGACCTGCCGGAAAAACCCCACTTCACATTGCTGCAGAAATGGTGTCGCCGGACATGGTAGCAGTCCTCCTTGACCACCATGCCGACCCGAATGTTCGAACCATCGACGGGGTTTCTCCCCTCGACGTTCTCCGAACCCTAACATCTGATTTCCTCTTCAAAGGAGCTGTACCGGGGCTAACACATATCGAACCCAATAAGCTCAGGCTCTGCCTGGAGCTGGTTCAGTCTGCGGCACTCGTTCTTTCGCGGGAAGAGGGCAATGCAAGTGTTCCTACTTCGACCGCTATATATCCTCCAATGAGCGATGATCATAGCAGCGGTAGCAGCGGAAACAACATGGCGGCGAACCTTAACCTTGATTCGAGGCTTGTTTATCTCAATCTGGGCGCGACGGCTAATTCAGGTCAAATGAGATCAAGATCAATGGATGGAGAGGATGACAGCAGCCACCATAGCCAAAGGAATTCTATGAACAGGCATGGATCGCAAGGTGGCTGTGACCCAACATTGTATCACCACTCTCATGACTTCTAA